A window of the Tessaracoccus sp. MC1865 genome harbors these coding sequences:
- a CDS encoding FAD-dependent oxidoreductase, with protein MFDCAIIGAGLAGLVAAQHLVDRGLSVTVLEARNRVGGRVENKTLPDGSYVELGGQWIGPGFDSLLEIIDDLGLEVIGLPAEGNLIIRLRGQALAVPSSEDEPALTPFEVSDLGQGLLRLRRLAERFRSDNAWRKANDAWLNQALRRWITTNLRTQGAQRRFSEVYSAAFGPMPKDCTLLEGLIQVNSGPDLETMLASNGGLHQRRVQGGMATVAEALAARLGDVVRLGAEVVKVEHGPLSATLHLADGEVIEAKQVISTLPPRLAMSLEHEPPLPAWRGEAADKVAPGNVIKAFLIYDTPFWRERGLSGQSSADEGAVRVTFDTTAVGASKGHLMGFFEGADADSLSRRSITLRERAFTESVVRSFGQEAAEPLTYIERDWATEKFTGGCHGAHFSPGVWTTNGPVLAEPDGVLHWAGAEYSTRFNGYMEGAVRSGREVAAVVARNLA; from the coding sequence GTGTTCGACTGCGCCATCATCGGGGCTGGCCTTGCAGGGCTGGTGGCCGCACAGCATCTTGTGGATCGAGGGCTGAGTGTCACCGTGCTCGAGGCTCGCAACCGCGTCGGCGGGCGCGTGGAGAACAAGACCCTCCCCGATGGGAGCTACGTCGAACTGGGTGGCCAGTGGATCGGCCCCGGATTCGACTCGCTCCTCGAGATCATCGACGACCTCGGCCTCGAGGTCATCGGGCTGCCCGCCGAGGGCAATCTCATCATCCGTCTCCGCGGGCAGGCGCTGGCCGTGCCGTCGTCGGAGGACGAACCGGCCCTCACTCCGTTCGAGGTCTCAGACCTGGGGCAGGGCCTGCTGCGCCTGCGCCGCCTCGCCGAGCGTTTCCGTTCCGACAACGCCTGGCGCAAGGCCAACGACGCCTGGCTGAACCAGGCCCTCCGTCGCTGGATCACCACCAACCTGCGCACGCAGGGAGCGCAGCGTCGCTTCTCGGAGGTCTACTCCGCCGCGTTCGGCCCCATGCCGAAGGACTGCACGCTGCTGGAGGGCCTCATCCAGGTCAACTCCGGCCCGGACCTCGAAACCATGCTCGCCAGCAACGGTGGCCTCCACCAGCGTCGCGTCCAGGGCGGCATGGCGACGGTGGCTGAGGCCCTCGCCGCCAGGCTCGGTGACGTCGTCCGGCTGGGCGCCGAAGTGGTGAAGGTGGAGCACGGCCCCCTCTCCGCCACCCTCCACCTCGCCGACGGTGAGGTCATCGAGGCCAAGCAGGTCATCTCCACCCTGCCTCCCCGTCTCGCGATGTCGCTCGAGCATGAGCCGCCGCTGCCGGCGTGGCGCGGCGAAGCGGCCGACAAGGTCGCTCCGGGCAACGTGATCAAGGCCTTCCTGATCTACGACACCCCCTTCTGGCGCGAACGCGGCCTCAGCGGGCAGTCCTCCGCCGATGAGGGCGCCGTCCGCGTCACCTTCGACACGACGGCCGTGGGCGCCTCCAAGGGGCATCTCATGGGCTTCTTCGAGGGCGCAGACGCGGATTCGCTGTCGCGTCGTTCCATCACCCTGCGTGAGCGCGCCTTCACGGAGTCCGTGGTGCGCAGCTTTGGGCAGGAGGCGGCAGAGCCGCTCACCTACATCGAGCGCGACTGGGCCACAGAGAAGTTCACCGGCGGTTGCCACGGTGCCCACTTCTCGCCCGGCGTCTGGACCACCAACGGGCCGGTGCTGGCAGAACCCGACGGCGTGCTGCACTGGGCGGGCGCGGAGTACTCCACCCGCTTCAACGGCTACATGGAGGGTGCGGTGCGCAGCGGCCGCGAGGTCGCCGCTGTGGTGGCACGCAACCTGGCCTGA
- a CDS encoding alpha/beta hydrolase, protein MSRSVKVAQMILAMIALALVGALFLGGMVGGRSRDTPASPTRPGTVTPSPVPSGSRMPGVPEKAISEQPTMPPVDNANADRQLDYQAEGQPSVDFLDGLGGYGEYATQTVEWEECGEGGRAQCATVLAPLDWEDPEGDAIELAMTRVPGGDSSRGPLFVNPGGPGFGGQDMAIGLAGRWQNFDTYGWDPRGTGGSTHVVCGTFKETEQMVLLDGSPDDTAEDKALRQGSIDFAQQCRDGSGKLLDHLTTIDVVRDLDLLRHLSGAPKLNYLGVSYGTYVGAMYAQLFPDTTGRLVLDAAVEITDREPTPQVAGFELALNNFIDWCAGSDLCDLGDDAGAIRADIESMLTRLDQRPLEVNGRQLTQTLAALGIAVLLYEDDQAYRSLAQYIGEAIAGDGESLLMLADLYNGRAPDSYGTPLYAFPAMGCVDGVDEGAAAVLPAWKETFSVAPVMAPNMGTSYACEFWTAGSAPQLEITGPGAPPILVVGTTGDSATPYEQAVSMAEQLESGALLTLEGAGHGAVTGDNTCIRDAVNEFLYDGVVPDEGTRCS, encoded by the coding sequence ATGAGTAGGTCGGTCAAGGTCGCCCAGATGATCCTGGCGATGATCGCGCTGGCCCTCGTCGGTGCCCTGTTCCTCGGCGGCATGGTCGGCGGCCGCAGCCGCGACACGCCCGCCTCACCCACCAGGCCAGGCACCGTGACGCCGTCGCCGGTGCCCTCCGGTTCCCGGATGCCGGGAGTTCCGGAGAAGGCCATCTCCGAGCAGCCCACGATGCCCCCGGTGGACAACGCGAACGCGGATCGGCAACTCGACTACCAGGCCGAGGGCCAGCCCAGCGTCGACTTCCTGGACGGGCTGGGCGGCTACGGCGAGTACGCCACCCAGACGGTCGAGTGGGAGGAATGCGGCGAGGGCGGCCGCGCCCAGTGCGCCACCGTGCTGGCCCCCCTCGACTGGGAGGACCCCGAAGGCGACGCGATCGAACTCGCGATGACGAGGGTGCCCGGCGGGGACTCCTCGCGTGGCCCGCTGTTCGTCAACCCGGGCGGGCCGGGGTTCGGTGGCCAGGACATGGCGATCGGGCTGGCCGGCCGCTGGCAGAACTTCGACACCTACGGCTGGGATCCGCGCGGCACCGGCGGGTCGACGCACGTGGTGTGCGGCACGTTCAAGGAGACCGAGCAGATGGTGCTGCTCGACGGCAGCCCCGATGACACCGCGGAGGACAAGGCGCTGCGCCAGGGCTCCATCGACTTCGCGCAGCAGTGCCGCGACGGTTCCGGGAAGTTGCTCGACCACCTCACCACCATCGACGTGGTGCGCGACCTCGACCTGCTCCGCCACCTCTCCGGCGCGCCCAAGCTGAACTACCTGGGCGTGTCCTACGGCACCTACGTGGGAGCCATGTACGCCCAGTTGTTCCCGGACACCACCGGTCGGCTGGTGCTCGACGCCGCCGTCGAGATCACGGATCGCGAACCCACGCCCCAGGTGGCCGGGTTCGAACTTGCCCTGAACAACTTCATCGACTGGTGCGCCGGCTCAGACCTCTGTGATCTGGGCGACGACGCCGGCGCCATCCGGGCCGACATCGAGAGCATGTTGACCCGTCTGGACCAGAGGCCCCTGGAGGTCAACGGGAGGCAGTTGACGCAGACGCTGGCGGCGCTGGGCATCGCGGTGCTGCTGTACGAGGACGACCAGGCCTACCGCTCCCTGGCGCAGTACATCGGAGAGGCCATCGCCGGCGATGGCGAGTCGCTGCTCATGTTGGCGGACCTGTACAACGGCCGCGCGCCGGACAGCTACGGCACCCCGCTGTACGCCTTCCCCGCGATGGGCTGCGTCGACGGGGTGGATGAGGGCGCCGCCGCAGTGCTCCCCGCGTGGAAGGAGACCTTCTCCGTCGCGCCGGTGATGGCGCCGAACATGGGCACGTCGTACGCCTGCGAGTTCTGGACGGCGGGCTCGGCTCCGCAACTGGAGATCACCGGCCCGGGCGCGCCCCCCATTCTCGTGGTGGGCACGACGGGCGACTCGGCCACGCCGTATGAACAGGCCGTGTCCATGGCCGAGCAACTGGAGTCGGGCGCGCTGCTCACGCTCGAGGGTGCCGGTCACGGTGCGGTCACCGGCGACAACACCTGCATCCGCGATGCGGTCAACGAGTTCCTGTACGACGGGGTGGTCCCGGACGAGGGGACGCGCTGCTCCTAG
- a CDS encoding winged helix DNA-binding domain-containing protein has translation MASTLGRSRLVAQGLITRPYPSPVDALTAFGAMQGQDLPGVLASAALRTPSNSVDDVLTALNEARIVRGYPMRGTVFLMPAADAAWITQLCSWPSIRAADRRKQQLELDQQQLGRARDLAVGLLGEPFSRAELFELWDEHGLRTKGGRGYHLLFHLIAEGTVVYGPWNGTEQDVVLADAWLPRGTDLEGRFNGDHDAATAEFLRRYLTTHGPATVRDFAWWTKLTLAQIRRGLALIVGEFETDGAEEPSYWRPGLLEESRELGRATSAPLLLPGFDEFVLGYQDRLFAMTADHHQRLVPGNNGVFRRSVVIGGTVVGVWTRSGRPGKRQFEIDAFTDITPATASRLEKQFAAFPFVTG, from the coding sequence ATGGCATCCACGCTCGGCAGAAGCCGCCTTGTCGCCCAGGGGCTGATCACCCGTCCCTACCCGTCCCCGGTTGATGCCCTCACCGCGTTCGGCGCCATGCAGGGCCAGGACCTGCCGGGCGTGCTGGCGTCGGCGGCGCTGCGCACCCCGTCGAACTCGGTCGACGACGTGCTAACAGCCCTCAACGAGGCCCGGATCGTGCGGGGTTACCCCATGCGCGGCACGGTGTTCCTGATGCCCGCGGCGGACGCGGCCTGGATCACTCAACTGTGCTCGTGGCCCTCCATCCGGGCGGCGGACAGGCGCAAGCAGCAGCTCGAACTGGACCAGCAGCAGCTGGGCCGTGCGCGCGACCTCGCCGTCGGGTTGCTGGGGGAGCCCTTCTCCCGGGCGGAGTTGTTCGAGCTCTGGGATGAGCACGGCCTGCGCACCAAAGGGGGGCGCGGGTACCACCTGTTGTTCCACCTCATCGCCGAGGGGACAGTCGTCTACGGGCCGTGGAACGGCACGGAGCAGGACGTGGTGTTGGCCGACGCCTGGCTGCCGCGGGGCACAGATCTGGAGGGCCGCTTCAACGGCGACCACGACGCGGCCACCGCAGAATTCCTGCGCCGCTACCTCACCACCCACGGGCCGGCCACGGTGCGCGACTTCGCGTGGTGGACCAAGTTGACGCTGGCCCAGATCCGGCGGGGCCTGGCGCTCATCGTCGGCGAGTTCGAGACCGACGGGGCGGAGGAGCCCAGCTACTGGCGTCCTGGGCTCCTGGAGGAGTCGCGGGAACTGGGCCGGGCCACGTCAGCGCCGCTGCTGCTGCCCGGTTTCGATGAGTTCGTCCTCGGCTACCAGGACCGCCTGTTCGCCATGACCGCCGACCACCACCAGCGGCTGGTCCCCGGCAACAACGGGGTGTTCAGGCGTTCGGTGGTGATCGGCGGCACGGTGGTGGGCGTGTGGACGAGGAGCGGTCGTCCGGGGAAGCGGCAGTTCGAGATCGATGCGTTCACCGACATCACGCCGGCGACGGCCTCCAGGCTCGAGAAGCAGTTCGCCGCGTTCCCCTTCGTGACCGGCTAG